The region CGCGCTCGGCTCGTCGACCGGCTCGCCCGCGAACCAGCGCGCGACGGCGCGGTCGTAGGCGGCGGTGTGGGCGAACGCGTCGCGCGCGAGGGCGCGGCGCTGCATGAGGTTCAGCCCCGTGCCGGCGGCCTTCGCGATGAGCGGGTAGACGCGCGGATCGGTGACGATCGCGACGTTCGCGTGGTTCTTCGCCGACGCGCGCACCATCGCCGGGCCGCCGATGTCGATCTGCTCGACGATGTCGGCGTCGGCCGCGCCCGAGCGCACCGTCTCGACGAACGGGTAGAGGTTGACGACGACGAGCTCGAACGGCGCGATGCCGAGCTCGGCGAGCTGCGCCGCGTGGTGCTCGAGCCGCAGGTCGGCGAGCAGGCCGGCGTGGATCGCCGGGTGCAGCGTCTTGACGCGGCCGTCGAGGGCCTCTGCGAACCCGGTGACGGCCGCGACCTCGGTGACGGGCAGGCCCGCATCCGCGAGCATCTTCGCGGTCGAGCCGGTCGAGACGAGCTCGACGCCCGCCTGCGCGAGGGCCGCGCCGAGCTCGACGATGCCGGTCTTGTCGCTCACCGAGAGCAGCGCGCGCCGGAAGGGCACCGCATCGCGCTCGCGGTAGAGGCTCGGGTCGTGCTGGGGTCCGCTCACGTGGCTTCCTCCGGTGCGGTCTCTGGCCGGTCGAGCTTGTGCTCGAGGCCGTGGTCGGCGAGGTCGATCGAGCCGTCGGCGATGCCCTCGAGCACGCCCGCGAGCAGGTCGCGCTCGACGGCCTTGATGCGCTCGTGGAGTGTCGCCTCGGTGTCATCAGGCAGCACGGGCACGCGCTGCTGGGCGAGGATCGGACCGGTGTCGACGCCGCTGTCGACGATGATGACGCTCGCGCCCGTCTCGGTGACGCCCGCCGCGAGCGCGTCGCGCACGCCGTGCGCGCCGGGGAACTCGGGCAGGAACGCCGGGTGCGTGTTGAGCAGCGCCGGCGCGAAGCGCGAGACCGCCTGCGCCGAGAGCAGCCGCATGAAGCCCGAGAGCACGACGAGGTCGGGCTCGAACGCCTCGACGCGCTCGGCGACGCGCTCGCTCCACGCCTCGCGCGGCGGCGCGAACGGCTCGACGAACGTCGGGATGCCGGCGGCGCGCGCGATCTCGACGCCGCCGCACTCGCGGTCGGCGCCGACGGCGATCACCTCGACCGCGACGCGGCCGGAGCGGGCGCGATCGAGCAGGTCGGCGAAGTTGCTGCCGCTCCCGGAGACGAGGACGACGACGCGGAGCACGTCCTCCAGCCTACCGAGGGCGCTCGTCGTCGTCGGCAGACGGGATCGGATGCGCTCCGTCGCCCCCGCGCTGCGGCTCGGGGAGGTCATCGGTCGCCTCCGCGCCGCCGGCGGGCGCGTCGACGGGATCGACCGCTTGCGTCTGCACCTGATCCTCGATCGAGACCGCGACGACGGGGGACGACTCCTGCGGCTCGGCGGTCGCCGGTTCGGCCGTCACCAGCGAGGCGGGCGCCGGTTCGGCGAGCGGCGCGACCGGCCGCGTCTCCTGCGCGTCGGCGTCCGCACCGCCCGCGGACGCATCCGCCGCATCACGGCCGGCGCGCAGGCCGAGCACCTCGCGGATCGTCGAGCCCTCCCCCTCGCGGGCGAGCGAGCCGACGCCGCGGCCGCCGACGACGAGGCCGATGAGCAGGCCGACGCCCACCTCGAGCGCGCCCCACGCGGCGACGAGCACCGCGTCGGGGCCCGCTTCGGCGAGCCGACCCGGCCCGATCGAGCCGCTCGAGAGCATCGCGGCGAGGCCGAGCAGCGCTCCGGCGAGCACGCCGCCGCCGACGCCGGCGATCGCGAGCTCCCACCAGTGCACGGGGCCCGAGGGCTCGCCCGCGAGGATCGTCTGCCGCGCGAGCGCGCCGACCACGACCGCCGCGACGACCGGGAGCGCGACGACCGCGAGCATCCACGGCGCCGCCTCGGGGTCGATCGCCGACAGCAGCGGCATCGCGGGGATCGGGCCGAGGTCGGTGCCGAGCGGCGAGACGTGCGAGCCGGTGCCGATCATGAAGCCGGGGCCGATCGCCCACGCCGCGGCCCAGACGATCGCGACGGGTGCGAGCGCGAGCTGCAGCAGGAAGAGCACGAAGGCGCCGAGGTGCGTCACCTGCAGCGACTCCATCACGAGCAGCCCCTCGGCGAAGCGCGTGAAGAGGCCGACGCCGAGCACGAGCCCGCCGACGCCGAGCACCGCGACCGCCCCGCCCGCGCCGGTGCGGAGCGCGGCGCGGATCGGACGCATCCAGCGATCCTCGATCGTGAGCGCGCGCGATGCCGCGTCGAGCCAGTCGTGCCCGTGCACGCGCACGATCGCGGCGGCCATGCCGACGAGCGCGACGAGCGCGGGCAGCGCGAAGGCCTGCGCGAGGTCGGGGGATGCGATGGGGTGCTGCGCGCTCACGGCGGCGAGCAGGCCGACGGTGCCGGTCGCGAGCGCGCCGCAGAGCGTCGCGATGCCCGCGTCGAGGATCGGCAGCTCGGCGAGCCGGCGACCGCTGCGCCAGTGCAGCCACAGCGTGATGAGGCCGATGCCCCACGCACCGAGCGTGATGGCGAAGGGCCGGCTCGCTGCCTCGATCCCGACCGCGATGACCGCGTCGCGGCCGAGCTGGAGCGAGAGGTCGACGCCGTGGCCGACGAGCCACGCGTCGGCCGCGATGCGCCACTGCACGAGCGGGTCGCCGGCGAAGCCCCCATCGACGCCCCAGACGGCGAGCAGCACGAGCGCGCACAGCACGAGGCCCACCGCTGCGATGGCGGCGGACTCGACTGCCTGGCCGATCCCGGCCCACACGCGACGCACGGCTGGCACCCTACCGACGCATCCGCCCCGCGTCCTTCCGCCGCGCGGCGCTCGGGCAGGGTCGCGGTAGGTTGGATGCGCACGGCGCGGCCCGCGCACGCTCTCGAGGCCGCCGTCACAATCCGAGACCGCGAGGGGTTCGAGCCGCATGGCCAAGATCATCTACACGTACACCGACGAGGCGCCGATGCTCGCGACGCACTCGCTGCTGCCGATCGTCGAGGCGTTCGCCGCGGCCGCCGACGTCGAGGTCGAGCGCCGCGACATCTCGCTCGCCGGTCGCGTCGTCGCCGCCTTCGCCGACCGCCTGCCGGCCGAGCAGCAGGAGGCCGACGCGCTCGCCGAGCTCGGCGAGCTCGCGAAGACGCCCGAGGCCAACATCATCAAGCTGCCGAACATCTCGGCGTCGGTGCCGCAGCTCAAGGCCGTCATCGCCGAACTGCAGTCGAAGGGCTTCGCGCTCCCCGACTACCCCGACGAGGTCGTCACGGACGACGACCACGACGTGCGGGCCCGCTACGACTCCGTCAAGGGCTCGGCCGTCAACCCGGTGCTGCGCGAGGGCAACTCCGACCGCCGCGCGCCGCGCTCGGTGAAGGAGTACGCGCGCAAGCACCCGCACTCGATGGGCGCGTGGTCGGCCGACTCGAAGACGGCCGTCGCGACGATGGACGCGGGCGACTTCCGCTCGAACGAGCAGTCGGTGACGATGCCCGCCGCCGACACGCTGCAGATCCGCCTCGTCGGCGCCGATGGCGAGACGACCGTGCTCAAGGACGGCCTCGCCGTGCTCGAGGGCGAGATCGTCGACGCGACGTTCATGTCGGCGAAGGCGCTCGACGCGTTCCTCGCCGAGCAGGTCCGCCGCGCGCGCGACGAGCACATCCTCTTCTCCGCCCACCTCAAGGCGACGATGATGAAGGTCTCCGACCCGATCATCTTCGGCCACGTCGTGCGCGCGTTCCTCCCCGCGGTGTTCGAGCAGTACGGCGAGCAGCTCGCCGAGGCGGGCCTCTCGCCCGAGAACGGCCTCGCCTCGATCCTCGCCGGGCTCTCCGAGCTCGGCGACGAGACGGCCGCCGCGGTGCGCGCCGCGATCGAGCAGGGCATCGCCGACGGCCCTCGCCTCGCGATGGTGAACTCCGACCGCGGGATCACGAACCTGCACGTGCCCTCCGACGTCATCGTCGACGCATCCATGCCCGCGATGATCCGCCAGTCGGGCCACATGTGGGGCCCCGATGGCGAGGAGGCCGACACGCTCGCGGTCATCCCCGACTCCTCGTACGCCGGCATCTACCAGGTCGTCATCGAGGACTGCCAGCGCAACGGCGCCTTCGACCCGAAGACGATGGGCTCCGTGCCGAACGTCGGCCTCATGGCGCAGAAGGCCGAGGAGTACGGCTCGCACGACAAGACGTTCCGCATCGAGCGCGACGGCCGCGTCGAGGTCGTGAACGCCGCCGGCGACGTGCTGCTCTCGCACGACGTCGAGGCCGGCGACATCTGGCGCGCGTGCCAGACGAAGGACGTGCCGGTGCGCGACTGGGTGAAGCTCGCGGTCACGCGCGCCCGCGCCTCGTCGACGCCCGCGATCTTCTGGCTCGACGCCGAGCGCGCGCACGACGCCGAGCTCATCAAGAAGGTCGAGGCCGAGCTGCCGCAGCACGACACCGAGGGGCTCGACATCCAGATCCTGAGCCCCGTCGAGGCGACGCGCGTCTCGATCGAGCGCATCCGCCGCGGTGAGGACACCATCTCGGTGACCGGCAACGTGCTGCGCGACTACAACACCGACCTCTTCCCCATCCTCGAGCTCGGCACGAGCGCGAAGATGCTCTCGGTCGTGCCGCTGCTCAACGGCGGCGGCCTGTTCGAGACGGGCGCCGGTGGCTCGGCGCCGAAGCACGTGCAGCAGCTCGTCGAGGAGAACCACTTGCGCTGGGACTCGCTCGGCGAGTTCATGGCGCTCGCGGAGTCGTTCCGCCACCTGTCGGAGTCGACCGGCAACGCGCGCGCGGGCGTGCTCGCCGAGACGCTCGACGCGGCGACCGGCACGTTCCTCAACGAGAACAAGTCGCCGTCGCGCAAGGTCGGCGAGATCGACAACCGCGGCAGCCACTTCTGGCTCGCGCGCTACTGGGCCGAGGAGCTCGCCGCGCAGACCGTCGACGCGCAGCTCGCCGAGGTGTTCGCACCGGTCGCGCAGCAGCTCGTCGAGCAGACCGACGCGATCGAGCGCGAGCTGCTCGAGGTGCAGGGCTCGCCCGTCGACCTCGGCGGCTACTACCGGGTCGACACCGACCTCGCCGACGCGGCGATGCGCCCGAGCGCGTCGCTCAACGGGATCCTCGCGCACCTGCGCTGACGCGAGACCGACGGGGGCGGATGCGCCCGAGCGGGCCGGGCGTGCCGGCCCCGCTCGGGCGCATCCGCCCCTCTCGCTCGCCCCCGTCCGGCCGGCCACGCCTCACCCGAGGTCGTCGTGCACGCCCGTGACCCACTCGATGTGGCGCTGCGCGCTGCGGGCGATCGCCTGCTTCGGCTGCATCGTGTCGCCGGCGAGCAGCGAGCCCTGCCCGCCGCTCCCCCGCTCCCACACGATGACGGCGGCGCCCGGGAAGTGGCCGCCGAAGCGGATGAGCCGCACGCCCGGCAGCAGCTCGAGCTCGACGACGTCGATGTGCATGCCGTCGGCGAGCTGCTCCTCGACGCTCGTCCAGATCTGGCCGTGCAGCGGCACCCACTGCCGTTCGTCGGCGCAGATGCGGCAGGTCTCGGGCAGCGGCGCAGCGGTCTCGACGCCGCACGTCGCGCAGAGGATCGTCATGCTCCCACTGTGCACCGCGCTCGCGCCGAGCGCGAGGCCCCGTCAGTCGACGTCGGGCTTCGCCGCCTCGTCGTCGGCCGCTTCGTCCTCCTCCGGCTCGAACGTCGACTCCTCGTCGGTCGTCGTCGCGCCGAGCCCGTCGGGGTTCGCGGGGATCGTGCCGTCGTCGCCGAGCCCACCGGGCTTCTTCGTGCCCTCGCCGTCGTGCTCGCTGCTCGCGTCGTGATGCATGGCTGCCTCCTCGGGTCGTGCAGCCACCCTAGACCGCGCGCCCGAGCGGCGGCCGGGAACGAGGAAGGGCCCCGGCCGAAGCCGGGGCCCGTTGCTCACGCAGTCGTGCTCGCGCAGTCGCTCAGAGCGACTCGATGACCTCTCGCATGAGGCGGGCGGTCTCGGACGGCGTCTTGCCGACCTTGACGCCGGCCGCCTCGAGCGCGACCTGCTTCGCCTCGGCGGTGCCGGAGGAGCCGGAGACGATCGCGCCGGCGTGGCCCATCGTCTTGCCCTCGGGAGCGGTGAAGCCCGCGACGTAGCCGACGACCGGCTTCGTCACGTTGGCCTTGATGAAGTCGGCCGCGCGCTCCTCGGCGTCGCCGCCGATCTCGCCGATCATGACGATCGCCTTCGTCTCGGGGTCGGCCTCGAACGCCTCGAGCGCGTCGATGTGCGTCGTGCCGATGATCGGGTCGCCGCCGATGCCGATGGCGGTCGAGAAGCCGATGTCGCGCAGCTCGAACATCATCTGGTAGGTCAGCGTGCCCGACTTCGACACGAGGCCGATCGGGCCCTTGCCCGTGATGTTCGCGGGCGTGATGCCGACGAGCGACTCCTCGGGCGTGATGATGCCCGGGCAGTTCGGGCCGATGATGCGCGTCGTGCCCTTCGCCTTGGCGTGGGCCCAGAACTCGGCAGAGTCCTGCACGGGGATGCCCTCGGTGATGACGACGAGCAGGCCGATGCCCGCGTCGACGGCCTCGATGACGGCGTCCTTCGCGAACGCCGGCGGCACGAAGACGATCGACGTGTCGGCGCCCGTCTCGGCCATCGCCTCGGCGACGGAGCCGAAGACCGGCAGCTCGACGGCGGAGCCGTCCTTCCCCGTGTGGGAGACGGTCGTGCCGGCCTTGCGCGCGTTCACGCCGCCGACGACCTGGGTGCCGGCCGCGAGCATCCGGGCGGTGTGCTTCGAGCCCTCGCCGCCGGTGATGCCCTGGACGATGACCTTGCTGTCCTTGTTGAGGTAGATCGACATCTCTTCTGGTTCTCCTATGCCGCAGCCAGCTCGGCGGCCTTGTCGGCGGCCTCGTCCATCGTCTCGACCACCGTCACGAGCGGGTGGTTCGCGTCGGCGAGGATCTGTCGGCCCTCGTCGACGTTGTTGCCGTCGAGCCGCACGACGAGCGGCTTCGACGCCTCGTCCCCGAGGATCTCGAGCGCCTTCACGATGCCGTTCGCGACCTCGTCGCATGCGGTGATGCCGCCGAAGACGTTGACGAAGACGCTCTTGACGTCCTCGTCGTTCAGGATGACGTCGAGGCCCGCGGCCATGACCTGCGCGGAGGCGCCGCCGCCGATGTCGAGGAAGTTGGCGGGCTTGACGCCGCCGTGGCGCTCGCCCGCGTAGGCGACGACGTCGAGCGTCGACATGACGAGGCCCGCGCCGTTGCCGATGATGCCGACCTGGCCGTCGAGCTTCACGTAGTTGAGGCCGGCCTCCTTGGCCTTCGCCTCGAGCGGGTTCGCCGCGGCCTTGTCCTCGAGCTGCGCATGCGTCTCGTGGCGGAACTCGGCGTTCTCGTCGAGCGTGATCTTGCCGTCGAGCGCGATGACGTCGCCGCCCTCGGTGAGCACGAGCGGGTTGACCTCGACGAGCGTCGCGTCCTCGCCGGTGAAGACGCCATAGAGCTTCACGATGACGGGCGCGACCTTCGCGACGAGCTCCTCGGGGAAGCTCGCGGCGCGCACGATCTCCTCGGCCTTCGCCTGGTCGATGCCGGTCGCCGGGTCGACCTCGACCTTGGCGAGCGCCTCGGGGCGCTCCTCGGCGAGCTGCTCGATCTCCATGCCGCCCTCGTACGAGCACATCGCGAGGTACGAGCGGTTGGCGCGGTCGAGCAGCACCGAGAAGTAGTACTCCTCCTTGATGGCGGCGCCCTCGGCGACCATCACGCGGTGCACGGTGTGGCCCTTGATGTCGAGGCCGAGGATCGCCTCCGCGGCGTCCTTCGCCTCCTCGGGGCTCTTCGCGAGCTTGACGCCGCCGGCCTTGCCGCGACCGCCCGTCTTGACCTGCGCCTTCACGACCACGACACCGCCGCCGAGCTCCGCGGCAGCCGCCTGCGCCTCCTCGGGAGTGTCGGCCGTGATGCCGCGCAGCACGGGGACCCCGTGCTGCTCGAACAGGTCCCTTGCCTGGTACTCGTACAGATCCACGCGTCATCCAATCGGTGTGCTGTTGGGGAATCGCCGTCGACCAGCCTATCCCCGCACCGCATGCGGGCCTGTCGCTTTCGGCTCGCCGAAGCCGCTGCCTTCGGCTCGCGGGTGCAGATCGGCCGAGTGCCGCCTTGCTTGCGGCGCCCTCGCGCGCACCGGACGATGGATGCCCGGGAGGACATCCATGGATCCTGCGCTGCAGCGCCGCCCCGACCTGCCGCCGCCGGTCGGGTCCATCGCGTCGAAGCTCAACTGGCTGCGTGCCGGCGTGCTCGGCGCGAACGACGGCATCGTCTCGACGGCCGCGCTCATGGTCGGCGTCGCGAGCGCCGGCACGTCCCCGGCAGGCGTGCTGACCGCAGGGGTCGCGGCGCTCGTCGCCGGCGCGTTCTCGATGGGCGTCGGCGAGTACGTCTCCGTCTCGTCGCAGCGCGACAGCGAGCGAGGCGCGATCCGCCGCGAGCAGCAGCACCTCGCCGACAATCCCGAGGGGCAGATCGACCAGCTCGCCCACATGTTCGAGGAGCGCGGCCTCTCCCCCGCGACCGCCCACACCGCGGCGGTCGAGCTGCACGGCAAGGATCCGCTGCGCGCGCACCTCAGCATCGAGTACAACCTCGACCCCGACGACCTCAACGATCCGTGGTCGGCGGCCCTCGCCTCCGCGGTCGCCTTCACGACCGGCTCCCTCATCCCGCTGCTCGCCGCCGTGCTCTCCCCCGGCGCATGGATGCCGTGGCCGATCGCGATCGCGACCGTCGTCGCCCTGCTCATCACGGGCTTCGTTTCGGCCCGCATCGGCGCCTCGGGCAAGCGCGTCGCGATGTTCCGCGTGCTGATCGGCGGCATCCTCGCGCTCGCCGCGACCTGGGCGATCGGCGCGCTGCTCGGCACGCCGGTGCACTAGCGCCGCGGCGGCCTCAGCGACGCGGGCTGTAGCGCAGCTCGTCCTACCTCGTGCAGAGCCCGTTC is a window of Agrococcus sp. Marseille-Q4369 DNA encoding:
- the purN gene encoding phosphoribosylglycinamide formyltransferase — its product is MLRVVVLVSGSGSNFADLLDRARSGRVAVEVIAVGADRECGGVEIARAAGIPTFVEPFAPPREAWSERVAERVEAFEPDLVVLSGFMRLLSAQAVSRFAPALLNTHPAFLPEFPGAHGVRDALAAGVTETGASVIIVDSGVDTGPILAQQRVPVLPDDTEATLHERIKAVERDLLAGVLEGIADGSIDLADHGLEHKLDRPETAPEEAT
- a CDS encoding NADP-dependent isocitrate dehydrogenase; its protein translation is MAKIIYTYTDEAPMLATHSLLPIVEAFAAAADVEVERRDISLAGRVVAAFADRLPAEQQEADALAELGELAKTPEANIIKLPNISASVPQLKAVIAELQSKGFALPDYPDEVVTDDDHDVRARYDSVKGSAVNPVLREGNSDRRAPRSVKEYARKHPHSMGAWSADSKTAVATMDAGDFRSNEQSVTMPAADTLQIRLVGADGETTVLKDGLAVLEGEIVDATFMSAKALDAFLAEQVRRARDEHILFSAHLKATMMKVSDPIIFGHVVRAFLPAVFEQYGEQLAEAGLSPENGLASILAGLSELGDETAAAVRAAIEQGIADGPRLAMVNSDRGITNLHVPSDVIVDASMPAMIRQSGHMWGPDGEEADTLAVIPDSSYAGIYQVVIEDCQRNGAFDPKTMGSVPNVGLMAQKAEEYGSHDKTFRIERDGRVEVVNAAGDVLLSHDVEAGDIWRACQTKDVPVRDWVKLAVTRARASSTPAIFWLDAERAHDAELIKKVEAELPQHDTEGLDIQILSPVEATRVSIERIRRGEDTISVTGNVLRDYNTDLFPILELGTSAKMLSVVPLLNGGGLFETGAGGSAPKHVQQLVEENHLRWDSLGEFMALAESFRHLSESTGNARAGVLAETLDAATGTFLNENKSPSRKVGEIDNRGSHFWLARYWAEELAAQTVDAQLAEVFAPVAQQLVEQTDAIERELLEVQGSPVDLGGYYRVDTDLADAAMRPSASLNGILAHLR
- a CDS encoding VIT family protein, whose protein sequence is MDPALQRRPDLPPPVGSIASKLNWLRAGVLGANDGIVSTAALMVGVASAGTSPAGVLTAGVAALVAGAFSMGVGEYVSVSSQRDSERGAIRREQQHLADNPEGQIDQLAHMFEERGLSPATAHTAAVELHGKDPLRAHLSIEYNLDPDDLNDPWSAALASAVAFTTGSLIPLLAAVLSPGAWMPWPIAIATVVALLITGFVSARIGASGKRVAMFRVLIGGILALAATWAIGALLGTPVH
- a CDS encoding DUF6350 family protein, whose protein sequence is MRRVWAGIGQAVESAAIAAVGLVLCALVLLAVWGVDGGFAGDPLVQWRIAADAWLVGHGVDLSLQLGRDAVIAVGIEAASRPFAITLGAWGIGLITLWLHWRSGRRLAELPILDAGIATLCGALATGTVGLLAAVSAQHPIASPDLAQAFALPALVALVGMAAAIVRVHGHDWLDAASRALTIEDRWMRPIRAALRTGAGGAVAVLGVGGLVLGVGLFTRFAEGLLVMESLQVTHLGAFVLFLLQLALAPVAIVWAAAWAIGPGFMIGTGSHVSPLGTDLGPIPAMPLLSAIDPEAAPWMLAVVALPVVAAVVVGALARQTILAGEPSGPVHWWELAIAGVGGGVLAGALLGLAAMLSSGSIGPGRLAEAGPDAVLVAAWGALEVGVGLLIGLVVGGRGVGSLAREGEGSTIREVLGLRAGRDAADASAGGADADAQETRPVAPLAEPAPASLVTAEPATAEPQESSPVVAVSIEDQVQTQAVDPVDAPAGGAEATDDLPEPQRGGDGAHPIPSADDDERPR
- the sucC gene encoding ADP-forming succinate--CoA ligase subunit beta; the encoded protein is MDLYEYQARDLFEQHGVPVLRGITADTPEEAQAAAAELGGGVVVVKAQVKTGGRGKAGGVKLAKSPEEAKDAAEAILGLDIKGHTVHRVMVAEGAAIKEEYYFSVLLDRANRSYLAMCSYEGGMEIEQLAEERPEALAKVEVDPATGIDQAKAEEIVRAASFPEELVAKVAPVIVKLYGVFTGEDATLVEVNPLVLTEGGDVIALDGKITLDENAEFRHETHAQLEDKAAANPLEAKAKEAGLNYVKLDGQVGIIGNGAGLVMSTLDVVAYAGERHGGVKPANFLDIGGGASAQVMAAGLDVILNDEDVKSVFVNVFGGITACDEVANGIVKALEILGDEASKPLVVRLDGNNVDEGRQILADANHPLVTVVETMDEAADKAAELAAA
- the sucD gene encoding succinate--CoA ligase subunit alpha, producing the protein MSIYLNKDSKVIVQGITGGEGSKHTARMLAAGTQVVGGVNARKAGTTVSHTGKDGSAVELPVFGSVAEAMAETGADTSIVFVPPAFAKDAVIEAVDAGIGLLVVITEGIPVQDSAEFWAHAKAKGTTRIIGPNCPGIITPEESLVGITPANITGKGPIGLVSKSGTLTYQMMFELRDIGFSTAIGIGGDPIIGTTHIDALEAFEADPETKAIVMIGEIGGDAEERAADFIKANVTKPVVGYVAGFTAPEGKTMGHAGAIVSGSSGTAEAKQVALEAAGVKVGKTPSETARLMREVIESL